CGCGGCACCTGGCGCACGAGCGACGAGCCGGTCGCGTTCAACCCGAAGACTCAGGACTTCGTGTTCCGTGCCGTGGGCAAGCCCGGCATCGTGCTCGTGACCGAGTCGACGAGCGCCGCGACCAAGCGACTGTTGAACGATGAGCGCCGCAAGACAGAGCGCCTCGTCCCCACCGTCACCGTGCATCACGTGCTGGTCGGTAAGGAAGCCGGCGGTGTCCCACTCACCAACCTCAAGAAGACGCTCAATAAGCTTCCGAAGCAGCTCCGACGCGAAGAGATCCTCGCGGTTGAATCGCGGCTGGCGTCCCTGCAGCAGCACCAGCTGCCGATCCCCAAGGGCGTGGACCCGAACAAGATCCGCCCCTCCCGTTCCAAGATGCGCTAGTCGCGCATCCCCGCTCTTTCGGGCCTCCTGCTAGCGAAACTTTCGCAGCACGAGGCCCGAAAGTGCTTCATGGCCCCCGCGCCGGTCCTGATCCATGATCAGCGCAGGAATCACGAACACGAGCAGAATCTGGCGCACCCAGGGCCGCCACCATCCGGGGGCATCGCCCTGGACGGTCGTGTTGCGCATCCCGAATACCGTGTGCCCGATCGAGCCGCCGATGAGCGCAATGGACAGGCTCGTGATGACGACAAAAAGCGCCGACACAGCGATGGGATCGTAGTTGAACAGCCACCACGACAGTAGGCTGGCGATACCCCAGTCCACGATGAGTCCAAGGATGCGCGTACCGAAATTTCCGACCGAACCAGGCCCATCCTCGGGTAGCCCAAGTCGCTCCCCCGGATAGCTGCTGTCAGGAACAGAGGAGCTTGAGTCCGAGGATTTCGTCATTGGGCAAGTCTAACTTGCGAATAAAGTCCACTGACAGGCGCGCAATGCCACCGCCATCAGACAAACGTGCGTATACTTCACATGTATGCCGTGATTTAGTGAACGCTACTGGGACGCGGCACCGGGTGAAAGGCCCGGACCACCACACCGAGGAGGAACTCCCAATATGTTTACCGAGCCAGCCGAACTGCTCTCTTTCATCAAGGAAAAGGGGATCTCGTTCGTTGACATCCGCTTCACCGATCTTCCCGGTACGCAGCAGCACTTCAACGTGCCAGCGTCCACGATCGACGACGATTTCTTCAGCTCAGGCCAGCTCTTCGACGGTTCCTCTATCCGTGGCTTCGCATCGATCAACGAGTCGGACCTGCAGCTGATCCCGGATGTGACCACCGCGTACGTGGACCCGTTCCGCGCCGAGCCGACCATCATCATTTCGTGTGACATCTTCAACCCGCGCACCGGTGAGATCTACCACCGCGACCCGCGCCAGGTTGCGAAGAAGGCCGAGAAGTTCCTCGCCTCGACCGGGATCGCCGACACGGCAATCTTCGCCCCCGAGGCCGAGTTCTACGTCTTCGAGGATGTTCGGTTCGAAAACAAGCCGAACCACTCCTACTACAAGGTCGACTCGGACGAGGGCTTCTGGAACACCGGTCGCGAAGAGGTTGGCGGCAACCTCGGGAACAAGACTCCCCAGAAGGGTGGGTACTTCCCGGTGTCCCCGGTCGACAAGCAGGCAGACCTGCGTGACGCGATGAGCATGACGCTGATCGAGAGCGGATTCCACCTCGAGCGCGCGCACCACGAGGTCGGTTCGGGCGGCCAGGCGGAGATCAACTATCGGTTCAACACGCTCGTCCACTCGGCGGATGACGTGCTCAAATTCAAGTACCTCATCAAGGGTGTCGCGAACGACTGGGGCAAGACGGTTACCTTCATGCCGAAGCCGATGTTCGGCGAGAACGGCTCGGGCATGCACACGCACATGTCGCTGTGGCTGGACGGCGAGCCCATCTTCTACGACGAGGCGGGCTATGCATCGCTCTCGGACACCGCTCGCTGGTACATCGGCGGCATCCTCGCGCACGGTAAGTCACTCGCGGCGTTCACCAACCCGAGCACGAACTCATACCACCGTCTGGTCAAGGGCTACGAGGCGCCGATCAACCTCGCATACTCGGCGGGTAACCGATCGGCCGCGGTGCGCATCCCGATCACCGGTTCGAACCCCAAGGCCAAGCGCATCGAGTTCCGCACCCCGGACGCGACGGCGAACCCTTACCTCGCGTTCGCGGCTCTGCTGATGGCGGGCCTCGACGGCATCCAGAACCGTACCGAGCCGCTGGCCCCGATCGACAAGGACATCTACGAGCTGCCTGCAGAAGAGGCAAAGGCGATCCCGCAGATGCCGCAGTCGCTCGCAGAGGCGCTCCGGGCCCTCGAA
This DNA window, taken from Gulosibacter molinativorax, encodes the following:
- the glnA gene encoding type I glutamate--ammonia ligase, with translation MFTEPAELLSFIKEKGISFVDIRFTDLPGTQQHFNVPASTIDDDFFSSGQLFDGSSIRGFASINESDLQLIPDVTTAYVDPFRAEPTIIISCDIFNPRTGEIYHRDPRQVAKKAEKFLASTGIADTAIFAPEAEFYVFEDVRFENKPNHSYYKVDSDEGFWNTGREEVGGNLGNKTPQKGGYFPVSPVDKQADLRDAMSMTLIESGFHLERAHHEVGSGGQAEINYRFNTLVHSADDVLKFKYLIKGVANDWGKTVTFMPKPMFGENGSGMHTHMSLWLDGEPIFYDEAGYASLSDTARWYIGGILAHGKSLAAFTNPSTNSYHRLVKGYEAPINLAYSAGNRSAAVRIPITGSNPKAKRIEFRTPDATANPYLAFAALLMAGLDGIQNRTEPLAPIDKDIYELPAEEAKAIPQMPQSLAEALRALEEDHDYLLKGGVFDEELIQTWIEYKTKAEIQPMAERPHPYEYELYYGV
- a CDS encoding DUF4191 domain-containing protein — protein: MAKTSDASTKEPGRIRQLIDVFKMTAKYDKAGVVMIIAGFVLPIILAVVLCIVTSPNWIMWILYIVLGIVFGLLIAMLLLNWRAEKVAFDQLEGRQGASGAVLSSAMRGTWRTSDEPVAFNPKTQDFVFRAVGKPGIVLVTESTSAATKRLLNDERRKTERLVPTVTVHHVLVGKEAGGVPLTNLKKTLNKLPKQLRREEILAVESRLASLQQHQLPIPKGVDPNKIRPSRSKMR